A single window of Theropithecus gelada isolate Dixy chromosome 9, Tgel_1.0, whole genome shotgun sequence DNA harbors:
- the FRMD4A gene encoding FERM domain-containing protein 4A isoform X6: MAISQHQFYLDRKQSKSKIHAARSLSEIAIDLTETGTLKTSKLANMGSKGKIISGSSGSLLSSGSQESDSSQSAKKDMLAALKSRQEALEETLRQRLEELKKLCLREAELTGKLPVEYPLDPGEEPPIVRRRIGTAFKLDEQKILPKGEEAELERLEREFAIQSQITEAARRLASDPNVSKKLKKQRKTSYLNALKKLQEIENAINENRIKSGKKPTQRASLIIDDGNIASEDSSLSDALVLEDEDCQVTSTISPLHSPHKGLPPRPPSHNRPPPPQSLEGLRQTHCHRSDYDRSPIKPKMWSESSLDEPYEKVKKRSSHSHSSSHKRFPSTGSCAEAGGGSNSLQNSPIRGLPHWNSQSSMPSTPDLRVRSPHYVHSTRSVDISPTRLHSLALHFRHRSSSLESQGKLLGSENDTGSPDFYTPRTRSSNGSDPMDDCSSCTSHSSSEHYYPAQMNANYSTLAEDSPSKARQRQRQRQRAAGALGSASSGSMPNLAARGGAGGAGGAGGGVYLHSQSQPSSQYRIKEYPLYIEGGATPVVVRSLESDQEGHYSVKAQFKTSNSYTAGGLFKESWRSGGGGDEGDTGRLTPSRSQILRTPSLGREGAHDKGAGRAAVSDELRQWYQRSTASHKEHSRLSHTSSTSSDSGSQYSTSSQSTFVAHSRVTRMPQMCKATSAALPQSQRSSTPSSEIGATPPSSPHHILTWQTGEATENSPILDGSESPPHQSTDE; this comes from the exons GTTCTCAGGAATCAGATAGCTCGCAGTCGGCCAAGAAGGACATGCTGGCTGCCTTGAAATCCAGGCAGGAAGCTCTGGAGGAAACCCTGCGTCAGAGGCTGGAGGAACTGAAGAAGCTGTGTCTCCGAGAAGCT GAGCTCACGGGCAAGCTGCCAGTTGAATATCCCCTGGATCCAGGGGAGGAACCACCCATTGTTCGGAGAAGAATAGGAACAGCTTTCAAGCTGGATGAACAGAAAATCCTGCCCAAAGGAGAG GAAGCTGAGCTGGAACGCCTGGAACGAGAGTTTGCCATTCAGTCCCAGATTACAGAGGCTGCCCGCCGCCTAGCCAGTGATCCCAACGTCAGcaaaaaactgaagaaacaaaggaaaacctCGTATCTGAATGCACTGAAGAAACTGCAAGAGATTGAAAATGCAATCAATGAGAACCGCATCAAGTCTGGAAAGAAACCCACCCAGAGGGCTTCGCTGATCATAGACG ATGGAAACATTGCCAGTGAAGACAGCTCCCTCTCAGATGCCCTTGTTCTTGAGGATG AAGACTGTCAGGTTACCAGCACAATATCCCCCCTACATTCTCCTCACAAGGGACTCCCTCCTCGGCCACCGTCGCACAAcaggcctcctcctccccagtccCTGGAGGGACTCCGACAGACGCACTGTCACCGCAGCGACTATGACAGGTCTCCCATCAAGCCCAAAATGTGGAGTGAGTCTTCTTTAGATGAACCCTATGAGAAGGTCAAGAAGCGCTCCTCTCACAGCCATTCCAG CAGCCACAAGCGCTTCCCCAGCACGGGAAGCTGTGCGGAAGCAGGCGGAGGAAGCAACTCCTTGCAGAACAGCCCCATCCGCGGCCTCCCGCACTGGAACTCCCAGTCCAGCATGCCGTCCACGCCAGACCTGCGGGTCCGGAGTCCCCACTACGTCCATTCCACGAG GTCGGTGGACATCAGCCCCACGCGACTGCACAGCCTTGCACTGCACTTTAGGCACCGGAGCTCCAGCCTGGAGTCCCAGGGCAAGCTCCTGGGCTCGGAGAACGACACCGGGAGCCCCGACTTCTACACCCCGCGGACTCGTAGCAGCAATGGCTCGGACCCCATGGACGACTGCTCGTCGTGCACCAGCCACTCGAGCTCGGAGCACTACTACCCGGCGCAGATGAACGCCAACTACTCCACGCTGGCCGAGGACTCGCCGTCCAAGGCGCGCCAGCGGCAGAGGCAGCGACAGCGGGCGGCGGGCGCACTGGGCTCGGCCAGCTCGGGCAGCATGCCCAACCTGGCGGCACGCGGGGGCGCGGGGGGCGCAGGGGGCGCCGGGGGCGGTGTGTACCTGCACAGCCAGAGCCAGCCCAGCTCGCAGTACCGCATCAAGGAGTACCCGCTGTACATCGAGGGCGGCGCCACGCCCGTGGTGGTGCGCAGCCTGGAGAGCGACCAGGAGGGCCACTACAGCGTCAAGGCTCAGTTCAAGACCTCCAACTCCTACACGGCGGGCGGCCTGTTCAAGGAGAGCTGgcgcagcggcggcggcggcgacgaGGGCGACACGGGCCGCCTGACGCCGTCGCGATCGCAGATCCTGCGGACTCCGTCGCTGGGCCGCGAGGGTGCCCACGACAAGGGCGCGGGCCGTGCTGCCGTCTCAGACGAGCTGCGCCAGTGGTACCAGCGTTCCACCGCCTCGCACAAGGAGCACAGCCGCCTGTCGCACACCAGCTCCACCTCCTCAGACAGCGGCTCGCAGTACAGCACCTCCTCCCAGAGCACCTTCGTGGCGCACAGCAGGGTCACCAGGATGCCCCAGATGTGCAAGGCCACGTCAG CTGCCTTACCTCAAAGCCAGAGAAGCTCGACACCGTCAAGTGAAATTGGAGCCACTCCCCCAAGCAGCCCCCACCACATCCTAACCTGGCAGACTGG AGAAGCAACAGAAAACTCACCCATTCTGGATGGGTCTGAGTCTCCACCTCACCAAAGTACTGATGAATAG